One part of the Acidimicrobiia bacterium genome encodes these proteins:
- a CDS encoding ATP-binding cassette domain-containing protein, protein MADAVVAVDGLSKHFHGVNAVEDLSFTVERGQVYGLLGPNGAGKTTTLRVLMGLERPSGGRTRLFGTTVTPGCHELRRVGAMVEQAAFVPHLSGMRNLRLWWEAGGARMKDADLDGALAIAGLEDAIHRRVKTYSQGMKQRLGFARLLLGRPELLVLDEPTNGLDPGEIREIRELVARVSAQGATVLLSSHHLSEVEQMCSHVIVMNRGRLVVDGTVRDLIGSTGSVYVEVDDCERAQSVLTALPNVDGVQRQGDGLVVQLREGQRSDLATALMSNGIRVETLMATQRLEDAFLDLLASPPQHAPAAS, encoded by the coding sequence GTGGCAGACGCGGTCGTCGCGGTCGACGGGCTCTCGAAGCACTTCCACGGCGTGAACGCGGTCGAGGATCTGTCGTTCACCGTCGAGCGCGGACAGGTCTACGGGCTGCTCGGTCCGAACGGCGCGGGGAAGACGACGACGCTGCGCGTGCTCATGGGCCTCGAGCGTCCGTCGGGCGGTCGCACGCGTCTGTTCGGCACCACGGTGACGCCGGGCTGTCACGAGCTGCGACGCGTCGGCGCCATGGTCGAGCAGGCCGCGTTCGTGCCGCATCTCTCCGGGATGCGCAACCTGCGGCTCTGGTGGGAGGCCGGCGGCGCGCGCATGAAGGACGCCGACCTCGACGGCGCGCTGGCGATCGCGGGGTTGGAGGACGCGATCCATCGCCGCGTGAAGACGTACTCGCAGGGCATGAAGCAACGGCTCGGCTTCGCGCGGCTGCTGCTCGGCCGCCCCGAGCTGCTCGTGCTCGACGAGCCGACCAACGGCCTCGACCCCGGTGAGATCCGCGAGATCCGTGAGCTCGTCGCGCGCGTGAGCGCGCAGGGTGCGACGGTGTTGCTGTCGAGCCACCACCTGAGCGAGGTGGAGCAGATGTGCAGCCACGTGATCGTGATGAACCGCGGGCGGCTCGTCGTCGACGGCACCGTGCGCGACCTCATCGGGTCGACGGGAAGCGTCTACGTCGAGGTCGACGATTGCGAACGCGCGCAGTCGGTGCTCACCGCGCTGCCGAACGTCGACGGCGTGCAGCGCCAGGGCGACGGGCTCGTCGTGCAACTGCGCGAGGGGCAGCGATCGGATCTCGCGACCGCGCTCATGAGCAACGGCATCCGCGTCGAGACGCTCATGGCGACGCAACGGCTCGAAGATGCGTTCCTCGACCTGCTCGCAAGTCCGCCGCAGCACGCGCCGG